CGCTGTACTTCGGCCACCGCAGCTAAGCGCACTTAGCCGTTCAGCGTGAGCAGTTAACGACGGCCCCACCGGGGACGGAAGGGATATTGTGTCCGGCACACGTTTCGGGAGTTAATTTTGTATGGCTTGCCAAGTCGAAACGATTTGGCCGCGAATTGCTTTTCATAGGGTTAACTGCTCACTGTTAACTGCTAATCGTTAACTGAAAATGATTGATTTGCCCGTTATCCAGCCCGAAACGGCTGCCCCTGCCCGCCCCCGCAAGCCCGACTGGCTGCGCGTGAAGCTGCCCGTGGGCGAAGAATACGCCGCCGTGCGCCGCCTCGTGGACGAGCACAAGCTGCACACCATCTGCGAGAGCGGCAACTGCCCCAACATGGGCGAGTGCTGGGGTGCGGGCACGGCCACGTTCATGATTCTGGGCAACATCTGCACCCGCTCGTGCTCGTTTTGTGCCGTGGCCACCGGCCGCCCCACCGAGTACGACCTCGACGAGCCCCGCCGCGTGGCCGAGGCCATTGCCCTCATGAAAGTGAAGCACGCCGTTATCACCTCAGTGAACCGCGACGAGCTCAAGGACCGCGGCGCCAGCGTATGGCGCGAAACGGTGGTGCTCACCAAGCAGCTCTCGCCCGGCACCACCATCGAAACCCTGATTCCGGACGTGAAAGCCAACTGGGACGCGCTGGACGTGATGATTTCGGGCGGCCAGGAAGTGATTTCGCACAACATCGAAACCGTGGGCAGCCTCTACCGCCTCGTGCGCCCGCAGGCTCGCTACGACCGCAGCCTGGAGCAAATTCGCCGCACCAAGCAGGCCGGCCACCGCACCAAGTCGGGCATCATGCTGGGCCTGGGCGAGAAGCCCGACGAGCTGTACCAGGCCATGGACGACCTCGTGGCCAACGGCCTCGACATCCTCACCCTGGGCCAGTACCTGCAGCCCACCAAGCGCCACCTCGACGTCGCCGAGTTCATCACCCCCGACCAGTTTGCCCACTACCGCGAAGAGGGCCTGCGCCGCGGCCTCAAATACGTGGAAAGCGGCCCGCTGGTGCGCAGCTCCTACCACGCCGAGCGCCACGTTAACGTGCCGGTGTAAGGACGCAGTATATTGGGCCAAAAATCAACATATGGCCTTTTTTACTGCTAAGGGGCGCTTGCGCCGTCGTGCTTACCTGCTGCGGCTGCTGGGGCTTTATGCCCTGGCAATCCTGTTCTACGCAATACCCGGCTTGCTCTATGCGAGCGACGTGCCGGCCGGCTTGGCTTTGGGTGCGTTGGTAGGCATCGTAGCCGTGCTGTACCTGACCATGGTGCAGGTGGCGTTGCGGCTGCACGATTTGGACCTGCGGGCCTGGTGGTGGCTTGTGATGTTGCTGCCGGGCGTGAGCTACGTGCTGGGAGCCGGCCTGCAGCTCGTGCAGGGTACCGTCGGCCCCAATCGTTTTGGTCCCGACCCCAAACGACCCTATCTGCTTCCTCCCTTGCTTGTACAAGACCCGGAAGCCGAATCTGCCTCCGAAACGTGACAAACAAAAAGGCCGCTCCAATGCTGGAGCGGCCTTTTTTGTGCTTGTACCTGCCGGGGGCTAGCGGCGGGCGTTGTTGCCCTGGGGCGGGTAGGTGCTCAGGATGCCGTTCACGATGCGGTGGGTTTCGGCCTCGTCAATAGTGTTCTGGTCGACCTGGGCCTGGCCGGTGCCACGCCAGGCAAGTTCTTTGCGGCGGGCGTCGATGATGTCAATCACCACGGTGCCGGCTTTGTACTGCGTCACGGGCGAGTAGCCGCGGCCGTAGTAGCCATACCCGTAGCCGTAGGGGTAGCCCAGACCATTGTAGTAGGGCGATACTTGCTGCTTGTCTTCTACGCGGGCGCTGTAGGCCACGTAAATATCCGGGGCCGAGGTCACTTCGGTCAGGCCCTTGGCCGTCATCTCAGCAGCCACGGCAGCGCGCATGCGCTTGTCGAGGAAGGACTCGTAGCCTTTAGCAGGGCCACCTTCAGCGTCTTTGGGCTGCTGGGGGTACCAGGCCCAGGTTTTGAAGGCGCGGAAGTTCACAGCGTGGTCAAAGTCGTTGGTGACGCCCACACGGGCGGCGGAAGTACAGCCGCTGGGGCCCAGCAGCAGCACTAAGCTCGCGGCGACCAGGGCCACCGGATGAGCCAGGAATCGGGTGATGCGGTTCATAAAAGAAGGGTAGGATACTGAGTGAGGTAAGAGCCTAAAAACCCGCGTCTCAGCGAGAAGCGCGGTGGTTTTCGGGGCTGCTGTACTAACGAAAAACCCAACGCCGGCGTTCACTTTTTATGGAGTGCAAAACGAGAATGGCGCAGGCGTGAGAATGGCCTGCAACATTGACATAAAAGGATTTTATCCTACCTTACCCCCAAATTCCCATTCCCTCGTTCCTGCTTCGTCAATGAAAAGTACTGTCTTGTTGGTTCTGGCCATTATCGGCATGCTGTCCGCCTGCACTTCTTCCCGCGACGAGCTTCGCCAAACCTCCTCCAACGCCGTGCCGGTGCCGCACAACACCATCGTGGACTGCCCCGTGTACGACGGCATGAAGAAAACCTCCACTGTGCTCACGCAAACCACTGCCGGCAACGAAGTGCAGGTGCTCGATACCATCAACGCCTACTTTGTGCGTGTGCGCCTCGAAAAAAATGGCTTGGTGCAAACCGGCTACATGGACCGCCGCTGCTTCGGCGAGCGGGGCAGTAAGTAACAGAGCAACTAGGTAACTGAGTAAAGAAAAAGCCCGCCTGAGATGTCAAGCGGGCTTTTTCTTTACTCAGTTACCTAGTTACCGTTAGTAGGACGGGCCTTTGTCGGCCTGCACCAAATCTTCTTCCTTGTCGGCGTACTGCTCGATGGGCGTGCAGCTGCAAATGAGGTTGCGGTCGCCGTAAGCCGAGTCGATGCGGCTTACGCTGGGCCAGAACTTGTTGGCGCGCACGTAGTCCATGGGGTACACGGCCTGCTCGCGGGTGTAGGGGCGAGTCCACTCGTGGGTGAGCACGGTGGCGGCGGTGTGCGGGGCGTGCTTGAGCACGTTCTCCTTGGCATCGGCCTGGCCAGCCTCCACGGCCGCAATTTCCTTGCGAATGGAAATCATGGCGTCGCAAAAACGGTCGAGCTCGTCCTTACTTTCGCTTTCGGTGGGCTCCACCATCAGGGTGCCGGCCACGGGGAACGACACGGTGGGGGCGTGGAAGCCGTAGTCCATCAGACGCTTGGCGATGTCCTCTACTTCGATGCCGGCCTTTTTGAAGTGGCGGCAGTCGAGAATCATCTCGTGGGCGCAGCGGCCGTGGCTGCCCGAGTACAGCACCGGGTAGTGCTCTTCGAGGCGGGCCTTGATGTAGTTGGCGTTCAGGATGGCGATTTCGGTGGCGCGCTTCAGGCCCTCGCCGCCCATCATCGAGATGTAGGCGTAGCTGATGGGCAAGATGCTGGCCGAACCCCACGGCGCGGCCGAAACCGAACCGTTCACGCGGCCCTCAACCGCTACCACGGCGTGGCCGGGCAGGTAGGGCACGAGGTCGGCCACCACGCCGATGGGGCCCACGCCGGGGCCACCGCCGCCGTGCGGAATGCAGAAGGTTTTGTGCAGGTTGAGGTGGCACACGTCGGCGCCGATGTTGGCGGGCGAGGTGAGGCCCACCTGGGCGTTCATGTTGGCGCCGTCCATGTACACGCGGCCGCCGTGCTGGTGAATGGTCTCGCAGATGTCGATGATGGTTTCCTCGTACACGCCGTGCGTGCTGGGGTAGGTCACCATCAGGCAGCTCAGGTTGGCGGCGTGCTTCTCGGCTTGCGCTTTGAGGTCGGCCACGTCGATGTTGCCGTCTTCGGTGCTCTTCACCACCACCACCTGCATGCCGGCCATCACGGCCGACGCGGGGTTGGTGCCGTGGGCCGAGGCCGGGATGAGGGCCACGTTGCGGTGGTGGTCGCCGCGAGCGTCGTGGTAGCCTTTGATGGCCAGTAGGCCGGCGTATTCGCCCTGCGCGCCGGAGTTGGGCTGCAGGCTGACGGCCGCGAAGCCGGTCACCTCGCACAGCCAGGCTTGCAGGTCGGAGAAAATCTGCTGGTAGCCCTGGGCTTGCTCCAGCGGAGCGAAGGGGTGGAGGCCGCCGATTTCAGCCCAGGTCACGGGAATCATCTCGGCGGTGGCGTTCAGCTTCATCGTGCACGAGCCTAGCGGAATCATGCTGTGCGCTAGGCTGAGGTCTTTGTTTTCGAGCTGCTTCATGTAGCGCAGCATCTCGTGCTCGGCGTGGTGCGTGTTGAAGATGGGGTGCGTGAGGTACTCGCTGCTGCGCTGCAGGCTGGCGGGCACGCGCAGCTCGGTGGCTTCCACGGCTTCGGCCAGCTGGTCGCTTTCCTTGCCCAGCACTTTGGCAAACACGTCCAGAATGTCGGCCACGTCGTGCAGCTCGGTGTTCTGGTTGAGCGAAATGCCCACCCGCACGTCATCGAAGTAGCGGAAGTTGATGCGGGCAGCTTCGGCTTCCTGGCGCAGGGCCTGCTGCAGCTCGGCGCTTTCCAGGCGTAGGTTCAGGGTGTCGAAGTAGCTTTCGTTGGTTTGCTCCACGCCCAGCTTCTTCAGGCCAGCTTCCAGGGTTTGGGCCAGCACGTGGGTGTTCACGGCAAACTGGCGGAGGCGCTGCGGGCCGTGGTACACGGCGTACATGCCGGCCAGCACGCTCAGCAGCACCTGCGCGGTGCAGATGTTGGAGGTGGCTTTTTCGCGGCGGATGTGCTGCTCACGGGTTTGCAGGGCCATGCGGTAGGCCTTGTTGCCAGCGGCGTCCACGCTCTGGCCGATGAGGCGGCCGGGAATCACGCGCTTGAACTGGTCTTTGCAGGCGAAGAAGCCGGCGTGCGGGCCGCCATAGCCCATTGGCACGCCGAAGCGCTGCGAGTTGCCCACGCACACGTCGGCGCCCAGCTCGCCGGGCGAAGTCAGCAGCGTGAGGGCCAGCAGGTCGGCACCCATCACCACGAAAACGTTATTCTTCTGAGCCTGGGCGATGAAGTCTTTGTAATCAAACACCTCGCCGTCGGCCGCGGGGTACTGCACCATGGCGCCGAAGAAGCCTTCGTTGCTGAGGTCAATCTGGCGGTGGTCGCCCACCACCAACTCGATGCCCACCGGCGTGGCGCGGGTGCGCAGCAGGTCGATGGTTTGGGGAAGCACCTGCTCCGACACGAAGTACTGGTGCGCGCCTTTTTTCTTGGTCTGGCTGTGCAGCATGTGCATGGCCTCGGCGGCGGCGGTGCCTTCGTCGAGCAGGCTGGCGTTGGCGATTTCGAGGCCGGTGAGGTCAATCACCATCGTCTGGTAATTGATGAGGGCTTCGAGGCGGCCCTGGGCAATTTCGGCCTGGTAAGGCGTGTAAGCGGTGTACCAGCCCGGGTTTTCCAGAATGTTGCGCTGAATAACCGGCGGCAGGGTGGTATCGTGGTAGCCAAGGCCGATGTAGGACTTGAACACCTGGTTCTGGCCGGCAATCTGCTTGAACTTGGCCAGGAAGGCCCGCTCGCTGAGGGCAGCCGGCAGCTCCAGCGGACGCTTGAGGCGGATGGCCGGCGGCACCGTTTCGTCGATGAGCTGCTCGATGCTGCTCACGCCAATGGCGCGAAGCATGGCGGCCTGCTCGTCGGCGCCGGGGGCGTTGTGGCGGGCTTCGAAAACGTCAACTGGCGAGAATTTCAACGACATAAAGACGAATAAAGGTTGGGAGTGGGGGCTGGTTTCGGAGACAACAAAGGTAGCCCCGAAAGGATTGCCGCCGGTGCCAAATGCCGGGCAAAAGCCGGGTGCCGCCCAAGCCGCTGGCCGCGCACATCCCCGAAAACTTTAGCTTTGCAGCTCCCATCCACCCTTTGATTCCCACCCATGTCCATTACCGTAGGCCTGCTGCGCGAAACCAAAACCCCGCCCGACAAGCGCGTGCCCCTCACGCCCAAAAAATGCGTGGAAGCCCTAAGTACCTTTCCCAACTTGCGCCTGGCGGTGCAAAGCAGCCCCATTCGGAGCTATTCGGACCAGGAATACCGCGACCTGGGCCTGGAAGTGCGCGACGACGTGAGCGACTGCGACGTGTTGATGGGCGTGAAGGAAGTGGCCGTCGACCAGCTCATTGCCAACAAAACCTACCTCATTTTCTCGCACACCGTGAAAAAGCAGCCCGCCAACCGCAAGCTGCTGCAGGAGGTATTGAAGAAAAACATTACCCTGGTCGACTACGAGCTGCTGACCAACGCCCGGGGCGAGCGCATCGTGGCCTTTGGGCGCTACGCCGGCATCGTGGGGGCCTACAACGGCCTGCTCACCTACGGCCGCAAGCACGGCCTCTACGACCTCAAGCCTGCCTACCAGTGCGTGGACATGGACGACATGCAGGAAGAGTTTTTCAAGGTGAAGAAGCTGCCGCCCATCAAAATGGCCGTGACGGGCTCGGGCCGCGTGGCCCAAGGCGCGCTGGAAGTACTTGACCGCATGGGCATCCGGCGCGTGAGCGTGTACGACTACCTCTACCTCGATTTCAACGAGCCCGTGTATACCCAGCTGCGCAGCTCCGACTACAACCGCCGCCGCGACGGCCGCGTGTGGGACACTCCCGACTTCCACCGTAACCCGCAGGAATATGAGTCGGCGTTTGGCACGTTTCTGCCCGTGACGGATTTGCTCATTGCCTGCGCCTACTGGCACCCGGCGGCGCCTAAGCTGTTTGAAGAGGCCGACACGCGCCTGCCCGGCTTCCGCATCAACACCATTGCCGACGTGACCTGCGACGTCGATGGCTCGGTGCCCACCACCAAGCGCAGCAGCACCATTGCCGACCCGGCGTTCGACTACAACCCCGCCACCGGCCAGCTGGAGCCCGCCTACTCGCGCCCCGATAACATAACGGTGATGGCTGTGGACAACCTGCCTTGTGAGCTGCCCCGCAACGCCAGCCGCGACTTCGGCCGCCAGCTCCTCGACAATGTGCTGCCTCACCTGCTGGGCAATGACACTGAGGGCGTGATTGCCCGCGCCACCATTGCGAAAGACGGACAATTGATGCCCCGCTATCAGTACCTGGCCGATTACGTGGCCGCTCCCGTGCAGGCGTAGGCTGCGGCTACAGGCCGCGCAGCAGCGGGTACTTGGCCTGCACCAGCGAATACAGCCCGTAGGCCAGCAGGCCCGCGGCCACTACGCCCAGGGCCAGCGGCCCCATGGTGGCCAGGAAATCGAAGGCTTCGTCGGTGCTGCCCACGGCGCCGGCGCGGGACTGCCGGCCGGCCTGCACAAAAAAGTAGCCGATGATGGCCACCACCACGCCGCGGGCCGTGACGCCGACCTGCCCGGCCCGGAACACTAGCCGGGCCTGCTCGGCGCTGAGGTGCTGGCTATCCACATCGTTTTTGAGCCGTCCCGAGAAAGCGCGGTAACCCTGAAAAAGGCCAATGCCGATAACGACAAGGCCCGCGATGAGGAGGAGCCAGTCGCCGGCGGGCCAGGCCAGCACGTGGGTGGCCAGGCTTTGGGAGGAGTCGGTGCCCTTTTCGGCGCGGCCATGCAGGGCCAGCTTGCCGGCATAGATGGCCAGGCCGCTGTAGAACAGGCCGCTGCAGATGTACCAAAACCGAAAGACCCAGCCCTTGGCCCCGTTGCCCTTGCCCTCGGTGTCGCGGATGGCCTGGGTGAAGCGCCACACAATGTAGCCGAGCAGCCCCACCGCAATCAGGCCCAGCAGCACGCTGCCGGCGGGCAGGTCCTGCAGGTGATGCACGGCCTCTTCTTTGTCGGCATGGGCTCCGGCGCGCTGGCCAAAGGCTGCCAGCAGCGCCAGCACGCCCATCAGCACATACACCACCCCGATGGCCGCAAACCCCAGCCGCGCCAGCGCCCGAATGCCGGAAGTGGGGGTGCGGGGAACAGCAGCAAGCAGGGAGTCGGTGGTGGACATAGCAGCGGTAATAATGACGTTAAGCAGCGCAATGGCATACGCACAGCCGCTCATGCGAGGATAAAAGCGGCCGGCAAACCATAACTAAAAAGCCCCTTCCGTTGCCGGAAAGGGCTTTTTGCTAACAACGCACCGGCGTGGGCTCAGGGAAGGCGCCTGGCGTTGTTGGGGAAAGGTGCGCGGGCTAGAACGTGCGGTTAAACCAGTTCTTGATGTCTTCCACGGCGTGGCCGGTTTTCTCTTGCAGGCGGCCAAACCACTCGTCCTGTTTGCCGTCCTCGTAGTCGAGGTCGTCGTCGGTCAGCTGGCCCCACTTCTGCTTGGCTTCGCCTTTCAGCTGGTTCCAGTTGCCGCGGGCTTTGAGCTCGGTTTGGTCGTTGAGGTTATTCTGGTTGAGGTCCATGAGTGAAAGGGTTGAAAAGGTAAGGAAATGTGGATGGGAAGAAGTATAACAGTTGGGCTTGTACGGCCCCGCTGGTGGGTGCGTTGAACCCCATATTCAGAATGCCAGAATTTTGTACGTCTTCGGGCTTCTGCCGGCGACCGGGTTCCTCAAAATGCGTGCACGTAGGTGACCTCCGTTCCCGAGGGGCAGTAGATGCTGTCGCGCACTTGGGTGTGAATGCCGGCTTTGGTTTTGTAGATGACGACGTGCGCGTACTGGTTGGCGGCGGTGGTGCAGGTGGCTTCGGTCACGCCGGACGGGCCCACCTCGGTTTGGGTGCCGGGGCGGTACAGCGTCACCCCCACGCCGGTATAGTAATTGCCCTGGTAGCCCACATACGACACCGAGGTATAAGTGCTGTTGGTGGCCGACGCACCGGGAAAGCCGGTTATCAGCACGCGCAGCTGGCCGGTCAGGCGCACCAGGTGTATGGGCTCGTTGCGCTGGGTGCCCGGCGCCAGGGAAAGGTCGCGGTATTGCCGCTCTATAATCCCGCCCTGAGTAGAGCCGTAGCCCTTGTTGGTGAACCGCAGGCGGTAAAAATCGGGCGCGGGCCGGAACCGCGGGTCAAACTGAAGGGTGTAGTTGCCCTGCTGGTCGGCGCTGGTGCTTTCGATGAGGGATTCCTTGACCGAAGACGAAAAAATGCCGGGCACGTAGGTGGCGGCCAGGAGTTGAACCTGGGCGCCGGGTACAGGAGTAGCCGAGCGGTGCCCGGTTCCGACCCGGCCCGTCACCCTGATGCAGTCGCCAGTTGAGCACGTGTCGTCCTTGGTGCACCCGTTGCTGGCAAGGAGCAGCACTCCACAGCCCAGCAGAGGCCACGAGACGCAGGAAAGCAGTAGGTTTTTCATGGTAGAGAAGGAATCCAGTGGCATTAGCGGTGCCGGGCGTTGAAGCCCACCAGCAAGCTCACGCGCATGCCGTCGCGGCCCGGCACCACGGCCAGGTTCACCGGGAAGTTGACGCCGTAGGAGCGGATGGACGTGCCCATGGCCAGCACCAGGCTTGCACCCAGCGGCGTCACGTTGGGGCCCACGCCAAACTCGAATCCCTTGGCCCCCCGAATGCCCAGCAGGCCGTTGATGCTGGGCAGGAACCGGCCCTGTTCGAGCCCGCCCACCAGCGGTACAAATTCCACTAGTCCGCTCACGCCGTTGGGCAACCGGAACAGGCGGCTTTCGAACTGCCAGCCAAACTGCGTGATGACCGCGCCCACCTCCACGCCTTCTTCAAGGGCCTTGCTCCGCACGCCGCTGGAAAGGAACGTGACGCCCACGCGCGGCCCGTCGAGCCGGATGGGCTCTTCCAGCACCGCGTCGTTGGGGTCTTCGTTGCCCACCTTGGGCACTTCGCCGGGGAAGGCGGCGCGCACGGCCGCGGGAGGGCTGGGCGGCCCCGTTGTCTGGAAAATGGTGGCCGCGTTCAGCACCTCTTTCACGCCGTTGGCATACACTATCATGAACACATCGGTGCGCCACACGCTGATGAGCGGGCCGTCGAGGTTGTCGGCGCGGCGAAATTTCACCTCCGAAGGCGTGATTTCAACCACCTTCACCTTTAGCTCCTCGCCGTTGCGCTTGGTGAGCACGTCTTGGGCCCGGGCCGCGCCGCCGGCCAGCAGCAGGAATAAAAAAACGAGTAGGCATGTCCGCATGGCAAGTCGGGGTTAAAGTGGAACCATGCCTAAAGGTGGATTTTTGCGCGGCGGGAAGCCAGCTCATTTGTAGTGAAATCGGACTTCTCTATCAGGTATTTATTGTGGGTAATAATTGATTACTAATGAGTTAAGGGTAATTTTGAGGATATTATGAATATAGGGTAATTACGTTTAAAGCTCGTTTCTCAAGCAATAAAAAAAGCCCCGCTACCGAAGTAGCGGGGCTTTTTGCTGCTGCGTGCAGGCGTTATTTCTGCGGGGTGGCGGGCACTTCTTCCACCACTTTGTCGGCGGGCGTGTTGCGCACCACGGCGGTGTCGCCGGGTTCGCGGGCCATGTCGGCTTTGGCGCTGTCCACGGCATTGTCCATAGCGTCGCCGGCCTGGTCGGCGGTGTTTTCCACGGAGTTGGCGGTTTCATCGGCTTTTTTCTCGGAGCACGACGTGGCGGTGAAGGCTCCCAGAGCGGCCACCATAAGCAGGGTTTTGAAGGACGTTTTCATTGGGTTGTTGGGGAAAGGAATGGTTGAAATACGAGGTTAATGAGCTGCTTCGGCAAAAGGTAACCCGGCAAAACGCTACGGCTGAGCTTGGGCGGGAGCGGCAGCTTAACCTTATGACGGCGCTTTTTCGCTCGTTGCCAGAACGCTGCCGCCAGGCGCCGGGAAAAAGAAAATAAGTGGGCCAGGGCGCCCATGAAGTTGGTTGGCGGCGGCACCCCGCGCCGTAATTTGGCGGCATGGACGACTTGCGCACCACGCTGCTTACCCTGGCCCCCGACGAGCGGCGCGACTTTGGCGTGTTCATTCAGCGGCAGCGCCGCAAGGCCGCCGGGCGGCAGGATGTGCGCCTCTACGAACTGCTGGTGCAGCCCAAGGAGCTGAAATCGGAACAGCTCATTGCCCGCCTCTACCCCGACGAGCCCAACCCCGTGGCCTACTACGCGTTGCGCAAGCGCCTGCTGCGCCACCTCACCGATTTCCTGCTGCTGCGCCAGCGCCAGCTCGACACCACGGCCGCCGCTTCGGTGCGCGGGCAACTCACCCTGGCCCAATACCTCTTCGAAACCGGTATTCCGCGCTTGGCCTGGAGCACGCTGCGCAAAGCCGAAAAGCTGGCCCACGAAAACGAGCAGTACGAACCCCTGAACGCGGTCTACAACCTCCAGATTCAATACGCCAACTCGCCCTACGCTCCGCCACTCGACGAGATTCTGCCGCG
This DNA window, taken from Hymenobacter sp. 5317J-9, encodes the following:
- a CDS encoding DUF1206 domain-containing protein, with translation MSTTDSLLAAVPRTPTSGIRALARLGFAAIGVVYVLMGVLALLAAFGQRAGAHADKEEAVHHLQDLPAGSVLLGLIAVGLLGYIVWRFTQAIRDTEGKGNGAKGWVFRFWYICSGLFYSGLAIYAGKLALHGRAEKGTDSSQSLATHVLAWPAGDWLLLIAGLVVIGIGLFQGYRAFSGRLKNDVDSQHLSAEQARLVFRAGQVGVTARGVVVAIIGYFFVQAGRQSRAGAVGSTDEAFDFLATMGPLALGVVAAGLLAYGLYSLVQAKYPLLRGL
- a CDS encoding DUF4136 domain-containing protein — protein: MNRITRFLAHPVALVAASLVLLLGPSGCTSAARVGVTNDFDHAVNFRAFKTWAWYPQQPKDAEGGPAKGYESFLDKRMRAAVAAEMTAKGLTEVTSAPDIYVAYSARVEDKQQVSPYYNGLGYPYGYGYGYYGRGYSPVTQYKAGTVVIDIIDARRKELAWRGTGQAQVDQNTIDEAETHRIVNGILSTYPPQGNNARR
- the lipA gene encoding lipoyl synthase, whose translation is MIDLPVIQPETAAPARPRKPDWLRVKLPVGEEYAAVRRLVDEHKLHTICESGNCPNMGECWGAGTATFMILGNICTRSCSFCAVATGRPTEYDLDEPRRVAEAIALMKVKHAVITSVNRDELKDRGASVWRETVVLTKQLSPGTTIETLIPDVKANWDALDVMISGGQEVISHNIETVGSLYRLVRPQARYDRSLEQIRRTKQAGHRTKSGIMLGLGEKPDELYQAMDDLVANGLDILTLGQYLQPTKRHLDVAEFITPDQFAHYREEGLRRGLKYVESGPLVRSSYHAERHVNVPV
- a CDS encoding SH3 domain-containing protein, with product MKSTVLLVLAIIGMLSACTSSRDELRQTSSNAVPVPHNTIVDCPVYDGMKKTSTVLTQTTAGNEVQVLDTINAYFVRVRLEKNGLVQTGYMDRRCFGERGSK
- a CDS encoding CsbD family protein, whose product is MDLNQNNLNDQTELKARGNWNQLKGEAKQKWGQLTDDDLDYEDGKQDEWFGRLQEKTGHAVEDIKNWFNRTF
- a CDS encoding DUF805 domain-containing protein; amino-acid sequence: MAFFTAKGRLRRRAYLLRLLGLYALAILFYAIPGLLYASDVPAGLALGALVGIVAVLYLTMVQVALRLHDLDLRAWWWLVMLLPGVSYVLGAGLQLVQGTVGPNRFGPDPKRPYLLPPLLVQDPEAESASET
- a CDS encoding NAD(P)-dependent oxidoreductase; translated protein: MSITVGLLRETKTPPDKRVPLTPKKCVEALSTFPNLRLAVQSSPIRSYSDQEYRDLGLEVRDDVSDCDVLMGVKEVAVDQLIANKTYLIFSHTVKKQPANRKLLQEVLKKNITLVDYELLTNARGERIVAFGRYAGIVGAYNGLLTYGRKHGLYDLKPAYQCVDMDDMQEEFFKVKKLPPIKMAVTGSGRVAQGALEVLDRMGIRRVSVYDYLYLDFNEPVYTQLRSSDYNRRRDGRVWDTPDFHRNPQEYESAFGTFLPVTDLLIACAYWHPAAPKLFEEADTRLPGFRINTIADVTCDVDGSVPTTKRSSTIADPAFDYNPATGQLEPAYSRPDNITVMAVDNLPCELPRNASRDFGRQLLDNVLPHLLGNDTEGVIARATIAKDGQLMPRYQYLADYVAAPVQA
- the gcvP gene encoding aminomethyl-transferring glycine dehydrogenase, whose amino-acid sequence is MSLKFSPVDVFEARHNAPGADEQAAMLRAIGVSSIEQLIDETVPPAIRLKRPLELPAALSERAFLAKFKQIAGQNQVFKSYIGLGYHDTTLPPVIQRNILENPGWYTAYTPYQAEIAQGRLEALINYQTMVIDLTGLEIANASLLDEGTAAAEAMHMLHSQTKKKGAHQYFVSEQVLPQTIDLLRTRATPVGIELVVGDHRQIDLSNEGFFGAMVQYPAADGEVFDYKDFIAQAQKNNVFVVMGADLLALTLLTSPGELGADVCVGNSQRFGVPMGYGGPHAGFFACKDQFKRVIPGRLIGQSVDAAGNKAYRMALQTREQHIRREKATSNICTAQVLLSVLAGMYAVYHGPQRLRQFAVNTHVLAQTLEAGLKKLGVEQTNESYFDTLNLRLESAELQQALRQEAEAARINFRYFDDVRVGISLNQNTELHDVADILDVFAKVLGKESDQLAEAVEATELRVPASLQRSSEYLTHPIFNTHHAEHEMLRYMKQLENKDLSLAHSMIPLGSCTMKLNATAEMIPVTWAEIGGLHPFAPLEQAQGYQQIFSDLQAWLCEVTGFAAVSLQPNSGAQGEYAGLLAIKGYHDARGDHHRNVALIPASAHGTNPASAVMAGMQVVVVKSTEDGNIDVADLKAQAEKHAANLSCLMVTYPSTHGVYEETIIDICETIHQHGGRVYMDGANMNAQVGLTSPANIGADVCHLNLHKTFCIPHGGGGPGVGPIGVVADLVPYLPGHAVVAVEGRVNGSVSAAPWGSASILPISYAYISMMGGEGLKRATEIAILNANYIKARLEEHYPVLYSGSHGRCAHEMILDCRHFKKAGIEVEDIAKRLMDYGFHAPTVSFPVAGTLMVEPTESESKDELDRFCDAMISIRKEIAAVEAGQADAKENVLKHAPHTAATVLTHEWTRPYTREQAVYPMDYVRANKFWPSVSRIDSAYGDRNLICSCTPIEQYADKEEDLVQADKGPSY